One part of the Magallana gigas chromosome 5, xbMagGiga1.1, whole genome shotgun sequence genome encodes these proteins:
- the LOC105322704 gene encoding alternative oxidase, mitochondrial-like isoform X2, with protein MKNPPPMGTHTLPHPIWSEEELHSVKVTHKPPEGFVDKLAFRSVKLLRSTFDLLTGFNWGERTEKKWVLRICFLETVAGVPGMVAAMTRHLHSLRRLKRDHGWIHTLLEEAENERMHLMTALQLRQPSWLFRSGVIVSQGAFVTMFSIAYMLSPRFCHRFVGYLEEEAVFTYSKCLKDIESGPLKHWQTKAAPDVAIRYWKLPETASMKDVVLAIRADEAHHRVVNHTLASMKEDEYNPYEPGK; from the exons ATGAAGAACCCTCCCCCAATGGGCACGCACACACTGCCCCACCCAATATG GTCTGAAGAAGAACTTCATAGTGTGAAGGTCACACATAAACCGCCCGAGGGATTCGTAGACAAG CTTGCCTTTCGATCAGTGAAGCTGCTACGTTCAACTTTTGACCTTTTAACCGGGTTCAACTGGGGAGAAAGAACGGAGAAGAAATGGGTGTt ACGGATTTGCTTCCTAGAGACTGTCGCTGGAGTTCCAGGGATGGTGGCAGCGATGACGCGACATTTACACTCTTTGCGCCGACTCAAGCGGGATCACGGCTGGATTCATACCCTTTTAG AGGAAGCAGAAAACGAAAGAATGCATCTGATGACAGCATTGCAGCTTCGACAACCATCTTGGTTATTTAGAAGTGGCGTCATCGTGTCTCAGG GTGCTTTCGTCACGATGTTCAGCATTGCCTATATGCTAAGCCCTCGGTTTTGTCATCGGTTCGTTGGCTATCTAGAGGAGGAAGCAGTGTTTACTTACTCAAAATGTTTGAAG GATATAGAGTCAGGGCCCCTTAAACACTGGCAAACAAAAGCAGCACCCGACGTGGCTATCCGCTATTGGAAACTCCCA GAAACTGCATCCATGAAGGATGTAGTGTTGGCAATTCGAGCAGATGAGGCTCACCATAGGGTCGTGAACCATACTCTGGCTTCCATGAAAGAAGACGAATACAATCCTTATGAGCCAGGGAAGTGA
- the LOC105322706 gene encoding checkpoint protein HUS1 isoform X1 — protein sequence MRFRGKIADIGCIQHFTRIIGTLSKLIKVCVLRITPSNWYFILSEKLVSGGVHIWCELPQGHFFDEYALEGVSEEANEIFLELAPENLTRALKTAQNAKWIKIKLTKKHSPCLTFEVDLPTLSSHSRTVVHDIPVTVIPRRHWEDYEEPEVPQFDVTIAMPQLKILKNVVDKMKNLSNYVILSANQNGEMKLMVETDMVSVSTHFRDLVNPVNKDRVPSSQSSDAPEPDPHQFAEARIDIRKFAQFLTGQQVNPTKVICNIAKKKVVHFFLLHDDVSLQYFMPVVSS from the exons ATGCGTTTCAGAGGGAAAATAGCTGATATAGGCTGTATACAACattttacaa gAATCATTGGGACGCTTTCAAAGCTGATTAAAGTATGTGTGTTGAGAATTACCCCAAGTAACTGGTATTTCATTTTGTCAGAGAAGTTGGTCAGTGGAGGAGTTCATATCTGGTGTGAATTgccacag GGCCATTTCTTTGATGAATATGCATTAGAGGGTGTTTCTGAAGAAGCTAATGAAATATTTCTAGAGCTTGCACCTGAAAACTTGACAAGAGCCTTGAAAACTGCCCAGAATGCCAAGTGGATTAAAATCAAGCTAACAAAGAAACACTCTCCTTGTCTCACATTTGAAGTTGATCTG CCCACGCTCTCCTCTCACTCCCGGACAGTGGTACATGACATCCCGGTAACGGTGATTCCACGCAGACACTGGGAGGACTATGAGGAGCCGGAGGTACCCCAGTTTGAT gtAACTATTGCCATGCCTCAACTGAAGATACTGAAAAATGTTGTGGATAAAATGAAGAACCTTAGCAATTATGTg ATTCTCTCAGCCAATCAAAATGGAGAAATGAAATTGATGGTTGAAACTGACATGGTGTCAGTTTCCACTCATTTCAGAGACCTGGTGAATCCCGTCA ACAAAGACCGAGTCCCAAGCTCACAGAGCAGCGATGCCCCCGAGCCTGATCCTCATCAATTTGCTGAGGCTCGCATTGACATCCGCAAGTTTGCTCAGTTTCTAACTGGACAACAAGTCAACCCAACTAAAGTAATCTGTA atatTGCTAAGAAAAAAGTTGTTCACTTTTTTCTTCTACATGATGATGtgtctttacaatattttatgccAGTCGTTTCATCCTAG
- the LOC105322704 gene encoding alternative oxidase, mitochondrial-like (The RefSeq protein has 1 substitution compared to this genomic sequence): protein MGSLRQITKLSENGVRIFCSQLKNLENNSILLRVSGIRTSNGLRNAGTKADVDENIKKFKEENFEKIPDPEQLDHFRKTQSTDQLVESMKNPPPMGTHTLPHPIWSEEELHSVKVTHKPPEGFVDKLAFRSVKLLRSTFDLLTGFNWGERTEKKWVLRICFLETVAGVPGMVAAMTRHLHSLRRLKRDHGWIHTLLEEAENERMHLMTALQLRQPSWLFRSGVIVSQGAFVTMFSIAYMLSPRFCHRFVGYLEEEAVFTYSKCLKDIESGSLKHWQTKAAPDVAIRYWKLPETASMKDVVLAIRADEAHHRVVNHTLASMKEDEYNPYEPGK from the exons ATGGGAAGTTTACGACAAATAACGAAATTGAGTGAAAATGGTGTCCGGATTTTCTGTTCCCAACTAAAGAATCTAGAAAATAATTCAATTCTACTGAGGGTCAGTGGAATTCGCACCAGCAATGGG CTTCGCAATGCAGGAACAAAGGCTGACGTTgatgaaaatataaagaaatttaaagaggaaaattttgaaaaaattccaGACCCCGAACAGCTCGATCACTTCAG GAAAACACAGAGCACAGATCAACTGGTGGAGTCAATGAAGAACCCTCCCCCAATGGGCACGCACACACTGCCCCACCCAATATG GTCTGAAGAAGAACTTCATAGTGTGAAGGTCACACATAAACCGCCCGAGGGATTCGTAGACAAG CTTGCCTTTCGATCAGTGAAGCTGCTACGTTCAACTTTTGACCTTTTAACCGGGTTCAACTGGGGAGAAAGAACGGAGAAGAAATGGGTGTt ACGGATTTGCTTCCTAGAGACTGTCGCTGGAGTTCCAGGGATGGTGGCAGCGATGACGCGACATTTACACTCTTTGCGCCGACTCAAGCGGGATCACGGCTGGATTCATACCCTTTTAG AGGAAGCAGAAAACGAAAGAATGCATCTGATGACAGCATTGCAGCTTCGACAACCATCTTGGTTATTTAGAAGTGGCGTCATCGTGTCTCAGG GTGCTTTCGTCACGATGTTCAGCATTGCCTATATGCTAAGCCCTCGGTTTTGTCATCGGTTCGTTGGCTATCTAGAGGAGGAAGCAGTGTTTACTTACTCAAAATGTTTGAAG GATATAGAGTCAGGGCCCCTTAAACACTGGCAAACAAAAGCAGCACCCGACGTGGCTATCCGCTATTGGAAACTCCCA GAAACTGCATCCATGAAGGATGTAGTGTTGGCAATTCGAGCAGATGAGGCTCACCATAGGGTCGTGAACCATACTCTGGCTTCCATGAAAGAAGACGAATACAATCCTTATGAGCCAGGGAAGTGA
- the LOC105322706 gene encoding checkpoint protein HUS1 isoform X2 — protein sequence MRFRGKIADIGCIQHFTRIIGTLSKLIKVCVLRITPSNWYFILSEKLVSGGVHIWCELPQGHFFDEYALEGVSEEANEIFLELAPENLTRALKTAQNAKWIKIKLTKKHSPCLTFEVDLPTLSSHSRTVVHDIPVTVIPRRHWEDYEEPEVPQFDVTIAMPQLKILKNVVDKMKNLSNYVILSANQNGEMKLMVETDMVSVSTHFRDLVNPVKISSQTKTESQAHRAAMPPSLILINLLRLALTSASLLSF from the exons ATGCGTTTCAGAGGGAAAATAGCTGATATAGGCTGTATACAACattttacaa gAATCATTGGGACGCTTTCAAAGCTGATTAAAGTATGTGTGTTGAGAATTACCCCAAGTAACTGGTATTTCATTTTGTCAGAGAAGTTGGTCAGTGGAGGAGTTCATATCTGGTGTGAATTgccacag GGCCATTTCTTTGATGAATATGCATTAGAGGGTGTTTCTGAAGAAGCTAATGAAATATTTCTAGAGCTTGCACCTGAAAACTTGACAAGAGCCTTGAAAACTGCCCAGAATGCCAAGTGGATTAAAATCAAGCTAACAAAGAAACACTCTCCTTGTCTCACATTTGAAGTTGATCTG CCCACGCTCTCCTCTCACTCCCGGACAGTGGTACATGACATCCCGGTAACGGTGATTCCACGCAGACACTGGGAGGACTATGAGGAGCCGGAGGTACCCCAGTTTGAT gtAACTATTGCCATGCCTCAACTGAAGATACTGAAAAATGTTGTGGATAAAATGAAGAACCTTAGCAATTATGTg ATTCTCTCAGCCAATCAAAATGGAGAAATGAAATTGATGGTTGAAACTGACATGGTGTCAGTTTCCACTCATTTCAGAGACCTGGTGAATCCCGTCA AAATATCCTCACAGACAAAGACCGAGTCCCAAGCTCACAGAGCAGCGATGCCCCCGAGCCTGATCCTCATCAATTTGCTGAGGCTCGCATTGACATCCGCAAGTTTGCTCAGTTTCTAA
- the LOC105322704 gene encoding alternative oxidase, mitochondrial-like isoform X1 produces MGSLRQITKLSENGVRIFCSQLKNLENNSILLRVSGIRTSNGLRNAGTKADVDENIKKFKEENFEKIPDPEQLDHFRKTQSTDQLVESMKNPPPMGTHTLPHPIWSEEELHSVKVTHKPPEGFVDKLAFRSVKLLRSTFDLLTGFNWGERTEKKWVLRICFLETVAGVPGMVAAMTRHLHSLRRLKRDHGWIHTLLEEAENERMHLMTALQLRQPSWLFRSGVIVSQGAFVTMFSIAYMLSPRFCHRFVGYLEEEAVFTYSKCLKDIESGPLKHWQTKAAPDVAIRYWKLPNNGTMKDVIFNIRADEANHRKVNHVLASMKTDQYNPFLPGQ; encoded by the exons ATGGGAAGTTTACGACAAATAACGAAATTGAGTGAAAATGGTGTCCGGATTTTCTGTTCCCAACTAAAGAATCTAGAAAATAATTCAATTCTACTGAGGGTCAGTGGAATTCGCACCAGCAATGGG CTTCGCAATGCAGGAACAAAGGCTGACGTTgatgaaaatataaagaaatttaaagaggaaaattttgaaaaaattccaGACCCCGAACAGCTCGATCACTTCAG GAAAACACAGAGCACAGATCAACTGGTGGAGTCAATGAAGAACCCTCCCCCAATGGGCACGCACACACTGCCCCACCCAATATG GTCTGAAGAAGAACTTCATAGTGTGAAGGTCACACATAAACCGCCCGAGGGATTCGTAGACAAG CTTGCCTTTCGATCAGTGAAGCTGCTACGTTCAACTTTTGACCTTTTAACCGGGTTCAACTGGGGAGAAAGAACGGAGAAGAAATGGGTGTt ACGGATTTGCTTCCTAGAGACTGTCGCTGGAGTTCCAGGGATGGTGGCAGCGATGACGCGACATTTACACTCTTTGCGCCGACTCAAGCGGGATCACGGCTGGATTCATACCCTTTTAG AGGAAGCAGAAAACGAAAGAATGCATCTGATGACAGCATTGCAGCTTCGACAACCATCTTGGTTATTTAGAAGTGGCGTCATCGTGTCTCAGG GTGCTTTCGTCACGATGTTCAGCATTGCCTATATGCTAAGCCCTCGGTTTTGTCATCGGTTCGTTGGCTATCTAGAGGAGGAAGCAGTGTTTACTTACTCAAAATGTTTGAAG GATATAGAGTCAGGGCCCCTTAAACACTGGCAAACAAAAGCAGCACCCGACGTGGCTATCCGCTATTGGAAACTCCCA AATAACGGAACAATGAAAGACGTCATATTTAACATCCGAGCAGACGAGGCTAATCACCGGAAAGTGAACCATGTTTTGGCATCCATGAAAACCGACCAGTACAACCCATTTCTACCCGGTCAGTAG